A genomic region of Caenorhabditis elegans chromosome V contains the following coding sequences:
- the srx-54 gene encoding G-protein coupled receptors family 1 profile domain-containing protein (Predicted) — protein sequence MLQDDQIAGLVLFPIALVGVLANWAVTILIRKLPSLNNSFGSLTASQAFGDATISTIFAFVISTMCFFDLEDLKSNSSIIGHILIIAYEISTYSHLCISLNRFCSIVAPVRYESIFSASNTTKLIIFSWTLTILPSFYLYVYNDCKYSWSPEFWLFAFSTTPVCLTISWYADFLKFNAIVILIAVIDVVTVSKVRSYKAKVFNGSSQSAKKTNFEMSFLKQACLQALVFTCELVTYFLITPRIDPNKKWIRFALSTVAWASVHTMDGIITLSFNKDFSQTIFRRVKIKESSTVNNCIDSVSPIPK from the exons ATGCTCCAAGACGACCAAATCGCAGGATTGGTGCTTTTTCCA ATCGCACTCGTTGGTGTCCTTGCCAACTGGGCAGTTACGATTCTGATCCGCAAGCTCCCATCACTCAATAATTCCTTCGGATCCCTAACTGCTTCTCAAGCATTTGGTGATGCGACGATCTCTACAATTTTTGCATTCGTGATATCTACGATGTGCTTCTT TGACTTGGAAGACTTGAAATCCAATTCTTCAATCATTGGTCACATCTTGATAATAGCCTACGAGATCTCCACATATTCGCATTTGTGCATTTCATTGAATCGGTTTTGTTCGATTGTGGCTCCAGTCAGATACGAGTCGATTTTCAG CGCATCCAACACCACGAAGCTCATCATATTCTCCTGGACCCTGACCATTCTTCCATCATTCTACCTCTACGTTTACA ACGATTGCAAGTACTCTTGGTCTCCAGAGTTCTGGCTATTCGCGTTTTCCACCACACCGGTGTGCTTGACCATCTCCTGGTAtgcagattttttgaagttcaacGCGATAGTTATCTTGATTGCTGTGATCGACGTGGTAACCGTATCGAAAGTTAGAAGTTATAAGGCAAAG GTGTTCAATGGATCATCCCAGTCcgcaaaaaagacaaattttgaaatgagttTTCTCAAGCAGGCGTGCCTTCAGGCACTTGTATTCACGTGTGAGCTTGTCACATACTTCCTGATAACTCCCAGAATTGATCCAAACAAGAAATGGATAAGATTTGCTCTGTCGACAGTTGCATGGGCTTCGGTACATACCATGGATGG aataatcacATTGAGCTTCAACAAGGACTTCTCACAAACGATATTCCGTCGTGTGAAAATAA AAGAAAGCTCAACCGTCAACAATTGCATCGACAGCGTATCACCAATCccaaaatga
- the srh-119 gene encoding Serpentine Receptor, class H (Partially confirmed by transcript evidence), which translates to MQSAIEEYYATNYSNCNLTYSFLASWQSISYTSHVIQLVALPLQILALYVIIYKTPIAMKISKIPLLINHSLCVILDFVFCTLCTLYIFVPMYAMSGIGVLAWIGVPTLLQVIIFFVAMLCATFSYIYLFESRASSLLNNRFRITNNRSRIVYNCVILIPVLFALPFLFFFRRDQDAAKLDALKNYPCPTREFFTTSVFIALTDKTLMSYVLVPFLMGVSSVVGHFLFQMGCLVYYIYIVPSRSVSRETREKQKTFLISILFQTSVPFFVAIPAATVLFLYLYGYYSQKVMNSVICFIQNHGIVESICLICVHKPYRNAIAIKIKSLKCARARNVIPVERLDGNLTRESGNGDDV; encoded by the exons ATGCAATCAGCTATAGAGGAATATTATGCaacaaattattcaaactGTAATTTAACATACAGTTTTCTTGCTTCTTGGCAATCCATCAGCTATACATCTCATGTTATTCAACTTGTCGCATTGCCATTACAAATTCTCGCTTTATACGTTATTATTTACAAGACACCTATTGCCATGAAGATCTCTAAAATACCATTGTTGATTAATCACTCTTTGTGTGTTATACTAGACTTTGTCTTCTGCACTCTTTGTACACTATATATATTTGTACCGATGTATGCGATGTCCGGTATAGGAGTACTTGCCTGGATTGGAGTACCTACATTACTACaagttattatattttttgtggcAATGCTCT GTGCCACTTTCTCATACATTTATCTATTCGAAAGCCGTGCCAGTTCACTGCTTAACAATAGATTCCGAATAACCAATAACAGATCAAGAATCGTTTACAACTGCGTAATATTGATTCCCGTGTTATTCGCACTTccatttctcttcttttttcgtcGGGACCAAGACGCCGCAAAGCTCGATGCCCTGAAGAATTATCCATGCCCAACTCGCGAGTTTTTCACCACTTCGGTGTTCATCGCTCTTACTGATAAGACTCTGATGAGTTATGTTTTAGTTCCATTTTTAATGGGTGTGTCAAGCGTTGTCGGTCATTTCCTATTCCAGATGGGTTGTCTTGTGtactatatatatattgttCCATCGAGAAGCGTCTCAAGAGAAACACGAGAAAagcagaaaacatttttgatcagCATTCTGTTTCAAACGTCAGTGcccttttttgttgcaattccAGCAGCGACAGTgttgtttttgtatttatatGGCTATTATTCCCAAAAAGTCATGAACTCGGTCATTTGCTTCATTCAAAATCATGGTATTGTTGAAAGTATTTGTCTCATATGTGTTCATAAGCCTTATCGAAACGCTATcgcaataaaaatcaaaagctTAAAGTGTGCAA GAGCAAGAAATGTGATCCCTGTCGAACGACTAGATGGAAATCTGACAAGAGAAAGTGGCAATGGCGATGATGTTTAA
- the fbxa-90 gene encoding F-box domain-containing protein (Confirmed by transcript evidence): MSSLSDLPIELIEQILNNLEALERLIARKVSYSFRAIIDNLGPNLKTVHVNFHEKFSRLILDENYGGVTYEQVDGACQVEYKNSGRVHAGRNHVEMLMEDLKSLVKYPEVDEFLIQLATNNFNERKIILKAIESFFESLNFKLKAKKVIIDDFTAREVSEILQKFEPEILEEITLQAQFLKYYEPINGVVELEQWKKAKILNNRSKFLIPIKHIVNFTQFDINVKDLTTDDALEIRDILIKSLTLESGYFRSVIANSVAIPSVFEPDHLFRKFALFEFKTPRCEFQFDCGPNYLSFQKKSL, encoded by the exons atgtcaTCACTCTCCGACTTGCCAATCGAActtattgaacaaattttgaataatctgGAAGCTTTGGAAAG GCTAATCGCTCGAAAAGTGTCCTACAGCTTCCGAGCAATAATCGATAACCTCGGTCCAAATCTGAAGACGGTTCatgtaaattttcatgaaaaattttcaagactaATTCTCGATGAGAACTACGGCGGGGTTACCTATGAGCAAGTTGATGGAGCCTGCCAAGTTGAATATAAGAACAGTGGCCGAGTACATGCTGGAAGGAACCACGTTGAAATGTTGATGGAGGACTTGAAGAGCTTGGTGAAGTACCCTGAAGTTGATGAATTTCTGATACAGCTGGCTACcaacaattttaatgaaagaaaaatcattttaaaggCAATTGAGTCATTTTTCGAATCCTTAAACTTCAAGTTAAAAGCGAAAAAAGTGATTATCGATGACTTCACCGCCCgtgaagtttctgaaatacTTCAGAAGTTCGAACCTGAAATTCTCGAAGAAATAACTCTCCAAGCTCAATTCCTAAAGTACTATGAGCCGATAAATGGCGTTGTGGAACTCGAGCAATGGAAGAAAGCTAAAATTCTGAACAACCGGTCCAAGTTTCTGATCCCTATTAAGCATATTGTAAATTTCACTCAATTTGACATAAATGTGAAGGATCTGACGACGGATGATGCATTGGAGATTAGAGAT attctcaTAAAATCCTTGACACTGGAATCTGGCTACTTCCGATCCGTCATTGCCAACTCTGTCGCAATTCCAAGTGTTTTTGAACCCGATCAtcttttcaggaaatttgcACTTTTCGAATTCAAAACTCCACGCTGTGAATTTCAATTCGACTGTGGACCGAATTATTTATCGTTTCAAAAGAAATCTTTATAA